DNA sequence from the Hoylesella buccalis ATCC 35310 genome:
GCGTGGCAACTTCTACACCAAAGAGGTTATCCAAGAGTCGCTCAAGCGATGCAACATCTTGAAAATTAATGATGAAGAACTCGTTTCCATCGGTCGTCTTTTTGGCTATCCGGGTCTCGACATTGAGAACAAATGCTGGCTAATTCTCGGCAAATACAACCTCGACATGCTCGTACTGACCTGCGGAACGAATGGCAGCTATGTGTTTGCGAAAGGTTTGAAGAGCTTCCAGGAAACACCCAAGGTGGAGGTTGCTGACACCGTTGGAGCAGGCGACTCGTTTACAGGCGCTTTCACGGCCGCCATCCTGTCGGGCAAACCCATCAGAGAAGCACACGAACTGGCAGTGAAAGTGAGTGCTTACGTGTGCACACAAAAAGGTGCCATGCCTCGACTTCCGGAGAAATTCACGGCACAAATCAAAAGTTAGACAAGACCCTAATCGAGTAGGAGGTAAACACTAATCATAGGTGTTTATCTCCTACTTTCGTGTTTACCGACCTCTCACACCACCGTACAAGGTAAGCAAGAAGAACATGCAAAAGCAGCTAATATTGGATGCTTAGTATCATTAGCCTAATAAGCCTAATTAGGGGTCAGTCGTAAAACCCAGTTGCAACCCTCTCCCCTCATGCACATAATTTCATAGGTATTTGTTATCTTTGCATCATGAAGACCGAGCAATTGTTGCGTTGTATCTTTCCAGAGATACTCGCAGATTATTTTGATGTGATAGATATCCAAGAGAGTATTTCCCAGATAGACTTCTGGTTGGATGAGCGTAACTTTATGGAAGAGGCAGACCGCAAGTCCGGCACAGTAAGCAGTTACGGCTTTACCGCCGAACGGGTTGTCCATGACTTTCCCCTTCGTGGCAAGCCCGTTTACCTTCATGTCCGCCGTCGAAAATGGCGTGACAGTTCCACGGGTGAGATATTCAGTTATTCTTACGATGACTTGACGGCTGAGGGCAGCAAACTATCCCCTGAGTTCGTTTCTTTTTTAAAAGAATAGAATTGAGTCTACTGCGGAGAGCATTACAGGTATCGGCTCTCACTATGGCGTAGACGGCAAGCAACTTTCCACACAATACAAGGAGCATTTCAGCGATTATCGCCAGTGGGAGCAGTTGTCGCATGCGGGAGACTGGCTGCTGTTTGATGAGAACCTGGGAGAGAGCCTGAGTATCGATGAGACTTGTCTGAGCAGCGGTGAGGTCTATACATTTCTGACCAACAAGGCTGGCAAAGGTGGCAAGGGTACGCTGGTAGCTGTGGTCAGGGGAACAAAAGCCGAAGATGTGATCCGTGTTCTGGAAAAGATTGACCTTTCCAAAAGAAAGACTGTCAAGGAGATAACGCTCGACTTGTCTTCCTCTATGATGATCATTGCGCGCACGGTGTTCCCCAAGGCACTCATCACCAGTGACAGGTTTCATGTGCAGAAGCTTTACTATGACGCTTTGGACGACATGCGCATAGCCTACCGGTGGATGGCAAGGGACAGAGAAAATGAGGAGATGAAGGAAGCCAAGGAGCGAGGCGAGGCCTATAGACCATTCAGGTACAGCAACGGTGATACCCGCAAGCAACTACTTGCCAGAGCGAAGTTTATACTGACTAAACACAAGTCCAAGTGGACAGAATCGCAAAGGCTAAGGGCTGAAATAATCTTTGAAAACTACCCGGAACTCAAAAAAGCCTATGACTTGGCTATGGAACTTACCGACATTTATAATGCCAGAAGCATCAAGGATGCGGCAAGATTGAAACTGGCAAGGTGGTTTAATAAGGTGGAGAAATTGGGGGTGGACAACTTCTATACGGTGATTGACACCTTTAAGAACCATTATGATACCATACTCAATTTCTTTGTCAACAGAGCCACAAATGCCAATGCTGAATCCTTCAACGCAAAAGTCAAAGCCTTCAGGGCACAGTTCAGGGGAGTAACGGATATTCCTTTCTTCCTTTACAGGCTTATGAAATTATGTGCATGAGGGGAGAGGGTTGCAACTGGGTTTTACGACTGACCCGAAATACTCTCTTGGATATCTATCACATCAAAATAATCTGCGAGTATCTCTGGAAAGATACAACGCAACAATTGCTCGGTCTTCATGATGCAAAGATAACAAATACCTATGAAATTATGTGCATGAGGGGAGAGGGTTGCAACTGGGTTTTACGACTGACCCCTAATTAGGCCCAATTGGGCCAATTCGCCTAATATCAAAAAAGCCTCCAAGACAATTTAGTCTTGAAGGCTTCTGTTTGAAAAAAGGCGGCTACCTACTCTCCCGCATTGCATTGCAGTACCATCGGCGCAAGCAGGCTTAACTTCTCTGTTCGGAATGGGAAGAGGTGGAACCCTGCCGCCATAACCACCTGATAAGGGGATGACGTATCGATACAAGCGAATCTAAGGTCATGAACAAATCACGACGGTAAAACTCAAAGCGCCCAGCTGAAAGAATGGGCCTTGCGGAAAGAAAGTTATTGGGCAATTAGTAGTGCTCGGCTTTGCCATCGCTGGCTTTACACCTGCACCCTATCAACGTCGTAGTCTACGACGACCCTTATGTGGAGTTCTAATCTTGCGGATGGCTTCGCACTTAGATGCTTTCAGCGCTTATCCTAACCAGACTCAGCTACCCAGCGGTGCGCCTGGCGGCACAACTGGTAAACCGGAGGTCTGTCCATCACGGTCCTCTCGTACTAGTGACGGCACCACGCAAAACTCCCGCGCCCACGATAGATAGAGACCGAACTGTCTCACGACGTTCTGAACCCAGCTCGCGTGCCACTTTAATGGGCGAACAGCCCAACCCTTGGGACCTTCTCCAGCCCCAGGATGTGACGAGCCGACATCGAGGTGCCAAACCACCCCGTCGATATGAGCTCTTGGGGGGATCAGCCTGTTATCCCCGGAGTACCTTTTATCCTTTGAGCGATGCAGTTTCCATACACTTGCACCGGATCACTATGCCCCAGTTTCCTGCCTGCTCGGCATGTCTGCCTCCCAGTCAAGCGCCCTTATGCCATTGCACTCTAAAAGGTCGGTTACCAATCGACCTGAGGGCACCTTTGGAAGCCTCCGTTACGCTTTTGGAGGCGACCACCCCAGTCAAACTACCCACCAAGCAGTGTCCGCACTAACCGCGCGTTAGACCTCAGACAGCCAAAGGGCCGTATTTCAAGGATGGCTCCATCACCGCTGGCGCGGCAACTTCAAAGCCTCCGGCCTATCCTACACATCGGATGACCGAGGTCAATGCTAAGCTATAGTAAAGGTTCACGGGGTCTTTTCGTCCCATCGCGGGTAATCGGCATCTTCACCGATACTACAATTTCACTGAGATCATGATTGAGACAGTGTCCGGATCATTACACCATTCGTGCAGGTCGGAACTTACCCGACAAGGAATTTCGCTACCTTAGGACCGTTATAGTTACGGCCGCCGTTTACCGGGGCTTCAATTCAAGGCTTCTACCTAAGGTATGACCTCTCCTCTTAACCTTCCGGCACCGGGCAGGTGTCAGACTGTATACATCAACTTTCGTGTTAGCACAGCCCTGTGTTTTTGTTAAACAGTTGCCTGGACCTATTCTCTGCGCCTCGTCAATATGACGAGGACCCCTTTTCCCGAAGTTACGGGGTTAATTTGCCTAGTTCCTTAACCATGAATCTCTCAACGCCTTAGTATGTTCAACCCGACTACGTGTGTCCGTTTGCGGTACGGGTGCTGCATGACTGGAGCTTAGCGGATTTTCTAGGGAGCATGATTACCCGCACTATTGCCCTTCCCCGAGGGGACGGGCATACTATCAAGATTCAGCTCTCATGGTGGATTTGCCTGCCATGATCTGCGCCTAATCTCTTCAACGGGCTGTTCCGTCAGCCCGCGGCGGTGTCACTTCTCCGTCTCCGCAATCGCATCATGCAGCAGTCACGGAATATTAACCGTGTCTGCCATCGCCCTCGCCGTTCGGCTGAGGCTTAGGACCCGACTGACCCCGGGCTGATTGGCATTGCCCGGGAAACCTTGGTCTTGCGGCGGGAGGGAATCTCACCCTCCTTATCGTTACTTATACCTACATTTGCTTTTCCATGCGCTCCAGCCAGGGTCGTCCCCCAACATTCGACGCACATGGAATGCTCCCCTACCGATACTTTTAATATACATTACTATCCCGCACCTTCGGTGCCTGCCTTATACCCGATTATTATCCACGCCCGGACCCTCGACTAGTGAGCTGTTACGCACTCTTTGAATGAATGGCTGCTTCCAAGCCAACATCCTAGCTGTCACGGGGACCGGACTTCGTTAGACTAACTCAGGCAGAACTTCGGGACCTTAGATGGCGGTCTGGATTCTTCTCTCGGGGACGGACCTTAGCACCCGCCCCCTTGCAGGGCTGCAGTGCATGAGCATTCGGAGTTCGTCAGGTCGCGATAGGCGGTGAAGCCCTCTTGACCTATCGGTCGCTCTACCTCTCATGCAGATCACCCCACGCGGCACCTAAATGCCTTTCGGGGAGTACGAGCTATCTCCAAGTTTGATTGGCCTTTCACTCCTACACACACCTCATCCAGAAGCTTTTCAACGCTTATTGGTGCGGGCCTCCATTCCGTGTTACCGGAACTTCACCCTGGACATGTGTAGATCACTTGGTTTCGCGTCTACCCCCTCTGACTAGATGGCCTGTTCAGCCTCGCTTTCACTGCGGTTGCGTGGGTCATACCACTTAACCTCGCCAGAGATGGTAACTCGTAGGTTCATTATGCAAAAGGCACGCCGTCACTGCCAAAGGCAGCTCCGACCGCTTGTAGGCGCATGGTTTCAGGATCTGTTTCACTCCTCTCGTCGAGGTGCTTTTCACCTTTCCCTCACGGTACTGGTTCACTATCGGTCTCATGGGAGTATTTAGCCTTACCGGATGGTCCCGGCAGATTCGCGCAGAATTTCTCGTGCTCCGCGTTACTCAGGATACCATTATGCCCGGGAATGCTTCGTGTAAGGGGCTGTCACCCGCTCTGGCCGCAATTTCCATTAACGTTCCACTCACATTCCAGGTACAATGACACGGTCCTACAACCCCGGCGCCGCATTGCTACGGCGACGGTTTGGGCTCTTCCCCGTTCGCTCGCCACTACTGGGGGAATCATTCATTTATTTTCTCTTCCTGGAGGTACTAAGATGTTTCAGTTCCCTCCGTTCGCCTCACTGATTGACAGTGATAACTGCCTTGTGGCAGCTGGGTTGTCCCATTCGGAAATCTCCGGATCAAAGGTTATTTGCACCTACCCGAAGCTTATCGCAGCTTATCACGTCCTTCATCGCCTCCATGAGCCAAGGCATCCGCCATGCGCCCTTGTCTACTTTCTTTCGCCACAACCGAGCCTTCTATCGTCATGAGCGTGAAGCTCACGTCGAAAGTGGCCGGTTGGTCACTCATACTTTCAGCTGTATTGCTTTGATTATCAAGTCTTACGACTTGTGTTCTACTTTACAGTTTCGCTTGTGTCAATATGTCAAAGATCGGTCGGAAACTTTGAACTTTGAGATTTGAACTTTGAACTTTACTGCTAGTGAAGTTTTTTGTTCCTCAAATACTGTTCCCGTGAGTGGAGAATAACGGATTCGAACCGTTGACCCCCTGCTTGCAAAGCAGGTGCTCTAGCCAGCTGAGCTAATCCCCCAGGTTTTTAATTCATAATTGTTAATTCATAATTCATAACCATTAATGAATCAACAATTGATTGAATTGTTTTTTCAGAGGCAGAGGTTAATCCATATCATCACATTGCATCATTCTTAATTATGAATTATGAATTGAGAATTATGAATTAAAGACTGTAGTCCCAGGCAGACTTGAACTGCCGACCTCCACATTATCAGTGTGGCGCTCTAACCAACTGAGCTATAGGACTGTGGTTCCCGGTGTTCATTCAAGTCGCAGGGCCGCGTACTCTTCTTCGCCCGGCTTCCTTTTTCTCTCTTATATTAAAAAACAGATGTAGCAGTACAAGAAATACCTTGGGTCACCATGTGGTAACTCCAGGCAGGTTCCTTACAAACCTTGATAAGAAATTTCACCTTATAAATCCTTCGTGCAATCCCTCAACCTCTTAAGTTTAGTTGATTTAATCATAAATTATGAATTATGAATTCTTAATTATGAATCGCACTCATCGTTTCGTCTCCAGAAAGGAGGTGTTCCAGCCGCACCTTCCGGTACGGCTACCTTGTTACGACTTAGCCCCAATCACCAGTTTTGCCCTAGGCCGCTCCTTGACGGTTACGGACTTCAGGCACCCCCGGCTTTCATGGCTTGACGGGCGGTGTGTACAAGGCCCGGGAACGTATTCACCGCGCCATGGCTGATGCGCGATTACTAGCGAATCCAGCTTCGTGGGGTCGGGTTGCAGACCCCAGTCCGAACTGGGAGACACTTTGAAGATTAGACCAAACTTGCGTTAAGCCAACACTCTGTATGCCCCATTGTAACACGTGTGTAGCCCCGGACGTAAGGGCCGTGCTGATTTGACGTCATCCCCACCTTCCTCACACCTTGCGGTGGCAGTATCTCCAGAGTGCCCAGCATTACCTGATGGCAACTGAAAAAAGGGGTTGCGCTCGTTATGGCACTTAAGCCGACACCTCACGGCACGAGCTGACGACAACCATGCAGCACCTCCACCAGCGCCCCGAAGGGCCTCAACATCTCTGTATCGTTCACTGGCAGTTCAAGCCCGGGTAAGGTTCCTCGCGTATCATCGAATTAAACCACATGTTCCTCCGCTTGTGCGGGCCCCCGTCAATTCCTTTGAGTTTCACCGTTGCCGGCGTACTCCCCAGGTGGGATGCTTAACGCTTTCGCTTGGCCACCCGCCACAAAAGGGCGGACAGCGGGCATCCATCGTTTACCGTGCGGACTACCAGGGTATCTAATCCTGTTTGATACCCGCACCTTCGAGCATCAGCGTCAGTCGCACTGCAGCAAGCTGCCTTCGCAATCGGAGTTCTTCATGATATCTAAGCATTTCACCGCTACACCATGAATTCCGCCTGCTTACCGTGCACTCAAGCCAGACAGTTCGCGCTGCAATTCACCGGTTGAGCCGGTACATTTCACAACACGCTTACCTGGCGGCCTACGCTCCCTTTAAACCCAATAAATCCGGATAACGCCCGGACCTTCCGTATTACCGCGGCTGCTGGCACGGAATTAGCCGGTCCTTATTCATGCGGTACCTGCAATGCACGACACGTCGCGCACTTTATCCCCGCATAAAAGCAGTTTACAACCCATAGGGCCGTCATCCTGCACGCTACTTGGCTGGTTCAGGCTCTCGCCCATTGACCAATATTCCTCACTGCTGCCTCCCGTAGGAGTTTGGACCGTGTCTCAGTTCCAATGTGGGGGACCTTCCTCTCAGAACCCCTACTGATCGTCGCCTTGGTGGGCCGTTACCCCGCCAACAAGCTAATCAGACGCATCCCCATCCATCACCGCTAAACCTTTAATCGTTATTTGATGTCAGCAAACGACGTCATACGGTATTAGTCCGTCTTTCAACGGGTTATCCCGTGGTCATGGGAAGGTTGGATACGCGTTACTCACCCGTGCGCCAGTCGTCGTCAAGGGAAGCAAGCTTCCCTCACGTTACCCTGCGACTTGCATGTGTTAAGCCTGTAGCTAGCGTTCATCCTGAGCCAGGATCAAACTCTACATTGTAAAATATAGTTGAAATGGATGATAATATCATGTATAAGGCTCAAGCCAGAACACGCATATCATACCAACTTCGTTTTCTCTGTTCAGAACGAAACTCCAGAATTTAAAAGTATTCTCACCTTTGTTCGTTTCTAGTAAGAATTGAACGGTTCGTAAATGTTCACCCATGAGTGCTATAAAAACACCCACGCTTCTTGTACTACTTCTGTCTTTATGTAAATCTTTTCAAAGATCGCTTCTTTGTGTCGCTAACGCAACTTTTAGTGCGAAAGCGAGTGCAAAGGTAATACGAAAAGTGATACCCTCCAAACAAATGATCAAAAAAGTTTGAAAAAAGATGGAGATTTAACGTTTGTTTATATTTAAAGGGGGTATCACGGAAGTCTTCACCTTATTATATATGAGATCCTGTTCCAGTAAACTCGCTACGCAGACTTTCTCCTCCTCCCCCATCCTTCGTTCCAAACCAGCTAAGAAATCCTAACGAGGATCAAGCCTCCATTTCCTTGGCCAACAAGCTCTCCAATTCTTCTGCCGACAATCTCAACCGAAATCCCCCCTTCATGGCCACGCTGATGCGACCTGTTTCTTCAGAAACAACCACGGCAATGGCATCCGTGTTTTGCGTAACCCCGGCAGCAGCCCGATGGCGCAATCCCAACTCTTTTGGTATACTCAAGTCGTGCGACACTGGCAAGATACAGCCGGCAGCTTTGATGCGCTTTTTAGAAATAATCATGGCACCATCATGCAAAGGCGAGTTCTTGAAAAAGATATTTTCTATCAGTCGTTGATTTACCTTGGCATCGATGACATCGCCCGTTTCCACGATATCGTTCAAGGGCATTCCTCGTTCAATGACAATCAGTGCCCCCACATGGCCCTTAGCCATACTCATGCACGACAGCACAATAGGCACAATGGTTTCCTTATCCTCCTCGCCTTGTTTATCGCTATTGGTGAAAAGCCTGGAAAAAGCCTGGAAGCGCTGGTGTGCACCCAATTCATACAAGAAACGACGAATCTCTTCCTGAAACAGGATAATCAAGCCGATAACTCCGACGCTTACCAGCTTGTTCATAATAGAACCCAGCAGGCGCATCTCTAATATTTGACTGACAAACAGCCAGATGAAGATAAATATCAATATTCCGATAAAGACATTGAGCGAACGGCTTTCCTTCATTAGCCTATATACGTAGTAGAGCATCAATGCCACTAACAGGATATCAATGATATCTTTCGTACCTATTTCGAATGGAATCATTTTGTGAGTTTTTTTTAGTTGACAAGTTGACAAGTTTACAAGTTTACGAGTTGATAGTTCCGCGACCCAAAAAGCTAATTACTCCCCTCCCCTTTGGGGAGGGGTTGGGGGTGAGGCTGTTGGGAGTGAGGCTGTTGGGGTAAGGCCGTTGCTCATCACACCCCGTGCATTCTCTCGTAAATCTTACAGGCCTCCACAGCCTCTCGCACATCGTGCACGCGCAGAATGGAAGCTCCCTTCTGTAACGCGATGGTGTTAAGTACCGTCGTGCCATTTAGAGATGTTGTAGGATCACCGCCCAGCAACTTGAATATCATGCTTTTGCGAGATATACCCACCAGCAACGGCAAGTCAAGCACCTGCAGACGCTCCATGTGTTGATAGATTTTGTAGTTCTCGTCAAGCGTTTTTCCGAAGCCAAACCCAGGGTCCAGGATGATGTCTTTCGCGCCCAGGGCATACAACTCCTGCGTCTCCCTGGCGAAAGCAATCAACATGTCATGCAGATTCGATTTCACCGACATGAGGATATACGGCACCTGAAGCCGTGCAACGGTCTCGAACATGCTCCCTTCCTCGTGTATCGGTGTGTTGACAATGCCCGTAAGTCCACCTTCGGATACGTCATTGATGATGTCAGCGCCCCACTCTTCGACACAATGGCGAGCCACATGTGGCCGATAGGTATCAACCGATACAATAGCCTCTGGCTGCTCACGCCTGACGATGGCCAAAGCACGGCGAAGCCTATCCATCTCCTCTTCCTCGGTCACCTCAAAAGCACCGGGACGTGTGGAGAACGCACCCACATCAATCATTTCTCCACCTTCTTCTATAATCTGGTTGGTGCGCTGGGCAATCTCTATTTCCGTCTGCTTTCTGCTCCCTTGGTAAAAGGAGTCGGGCGTAACATTCAGAATCCCCATCACCAGCGGTCTCGATAGGTCAACCAACCTGCCGCGGACGTTGATCGTGTAATCTTTCTTCGCATCCATGTCTTCCATAAAAATTATCTTCTTAGCTGCCGACGCACGCCATTTACGGTGCGGCGAGCGTTATCACGGCCTTCTTTGCAAAGGTAAGACAAATAGAGGAAAAGTCAAAGCAAACCATCCTGTTTTTATGTTTCTGTCATCATACTCGAAAAAGATGTAGCACAAAACAGATCCGGACAAAACTCATCGCCCTGCCCGGATCACCTAAACTAAATACACATCGTAATGAGGAAAGTTTAGTAGTCGAAATCTTCTGGATCCCAAAGCTTGTATTTACGATATCTGCTATCTGTTAAATCCTCAAGCTGCTCATCCTCTACTTTAAATTCAAATTGCTTGCTGTCTGCGTGGTCATTATAACTTCCTTGCATCAACTGCCCATAACAAGTGTTGACGGATATAATTTCCGGTGCTATATATTGCTTCTTCATAACGACTTCCTCCCTAACTATTTTACGATGATTTTCTTTCCATTCACTACATAAAGTCCACCTGGCAGAGTCACGGTCTGGGTTTCTCCTCTATCAAGACTTACTGACCATACCATCACGCCATTGCTGCCATAAACTTTCACCACGGTGGCCTCTCTTGCCGAAGCCGTTAGACTTCCCTCTCCTGGAACAATAGCCAAATCGGGTACTGCATTAGTGTCAGTAATGCCGGTTGGCGTACCAAACTCTTCGTCAAGAGTTGCCCAGAAGGAGAACAGCTTGGCAGGTGCACCCGCAAAGCTATACTCGTAAAATGCGCGGAATGGATATACATAAACATACGGGAATTCTGGCCGTAGATTGGTGGAGCTCAAATACATGTTCTTCGCAAAATAGAACACTTTCTTTGCAGTCCTGTCAATTTTCTTTCCAGCATACGAACCGTAGTTGTGGAAGTTATAAGTCGTAGCACCTATCTTGCCTGTTGCTGTTTCTCCACTGAATGTGTAATCCGTAGCATTCATCGCACTTCCCTTCGTTGCCATGATGTCAGAACCCTTCTGTTTGGCTATGAACGAGATATTCTCATCCGTAGGAGCCGTTGTCACCTCTACCATGTATGGCACGTTGGCTTCTGTGTGTGTTCCTGTAATCAGGTCGAACTTTGCCTTACCGCGATAGCTCAGCGCAGATGCGTACTCTCCATCTTCCAATGCCAAACAGTTTTCTGGTGTCATCTTGCTCACCTTGAACGAGCACAGCCCATCCTCGTTAGTATGAACCCCATCTGTAACCTCCAAGGTAAACGGCAGAACCACCGTTGCGTAGGCTACCTTGCCATTGGCTGGAATGGTAATCTCACGCGTATAACTTGCGTAGTTCTCTGCCGGGACGGTTATCTTGTACGGTGCGTAGAAAGGCTGACGGTCGGTTATCACGATGTTCTTGCATGCTCGATAATCTCCGCTCTGCGTCTTCTGTACATAGTTATCCATTTGGTAGCAGGTACGCTCAGGGAAGTAGATGAGACAGTTGGGATTGAGCAACGACTTCATCTCATTCATCTCGCTGGCTTCTGGGATATGCACGGAGTATAGGTTGGTATAGTCCAAATAGAGAACTTGCATGCCCGTGGCTTCAACACCCGCAATACCCTTTGCTGGATTGCCATAAAGCTCATCTATCAAAGCCTGCTTCATCATCGGCACGGTCAGGTAAGCATTGCCCGTAGGAATTTCTTCACCTGTTTCCACATCCAGCGCCTTGAATTCGCCACCATACATAGGCAGTCCGGTATCATTGCCGTCACGGTTATAGCAAGTCTTGTCGTAAAGCTTGGTCAGCACACACTTAGCCACATAGTCCTTTGTTTCCAGCTTCAGATCCATGAGATAATAAGCGTAGTAACGGTGTTCCATGGCTGTGGTCGGCGCAACGTTCCATCGAGTTTCATCGGCGGTAAACAAGTAGCAGGGCTTTCCTTCACCCACCTTGATTACGATGTCATCGGCAAAGCTTCCTCCCTGTTCTAAATAGAGAGCCTCCGAGTAAGGATATTCCTGCAGCTGCGTTGCGCTGCCCGAGATGTTTGTGTTGCTCAGCTCATCGATGTTACTGTATTTGAATGCCTGATTTCCGCACATGGATGTAGCAATCTTGTCAGACGCAGACTCGTTGCCGGTGGTAC
Encoded proteins:
- a CDS encoding transposase family protein, which gives rise to MKTEQLLRCIFPEILADYFDVIDIQESISQIDFWLDERNFMEEADRKSGTVSSYGFTAERVVHDFPLRGKPVYLHVRRRKWRDSSTGEIFSYSYDDLTAEGSKLSPEFVSFLKE
- the cdaA gene encoding diadenylate cyclase CdaA — encoded protein: MIPFEIGTKDIIDILLVALMLYYVYRLMKESRSLNVFIGILIFIFIWLFVSQILEMRLLGSIMNKLVSVGVIGLIILFQEEIRRFLYELGAHQRFQAFSRLFTNSDKQGEEDKETIVPIVLSCMSMAKGHVGALIVIERGMPLNDIVETGDVIDAKVNQRLIENIFFKNSPLHDGAMIISKKRIKAAGCILPVSHDLSIPKELGLRHRAAAGVTQNTDAIAVVVSEETGRISVAMKGGFRLRLSAEELESLLAKEMEA
- the folP gene encoding dihydropteroate synthase, whose protein sequence is MEDMDAKKDYTINVRGRLVDLSRPLVMGILNVTPDSFYQGSRKQTEIEIAQRTNQIIEEGGEMIDVGAFSTRPGAFEVTEEEEMDRLRRALAIVRREQPEAIVSVDTYRPHVARHCVEEWGADIINDVSEGGLTGIVNTPIHEEGSMFETVARLQVPYILMSVKSNLHDMLIAFARETQELYALGAKDIILDPGFGFGKTLDENYKIYQHMERLQVLDLPLLVGISRKSMIFKLLGGDPTTSLNGTTVLNTIALQKGASILRVHDVREAVEACKIYERMHGV